The candidate division TA06 bacterium DNA window TAATTTTGCAGAAACACCATCAATACTCCCTTTGAACCAAGCAACAAGGGTCTCTAATGGCGTATCAGATTTAATAGACTGATAAATCTTATATGGCGTAAATAATATAATATGCAATAATATGCCATACCAAACATAAATAATATTGAAATTTTTTCTCAGAACAATTATTCTGCTTCTTGCTCTGTTGTAAAATGCAAATGGCGTAATTCTTATCCCTTCTACCTTATGCCAGGCGACAGCAGAAGGAACATAAATAAGTTTAAATCCCGCTTTTGCAGCTCGGAGACAAAAATCAACATCCTCCTCATAAAAGAATATATCTTCATCTAACAAACCTATTTCTTCAAATACTTCTCGTTTTATTAACATTATACAACCCGTCATAAAAGTAGCATTTACATATTCATCTTTAAACACTTTGGGAATTCTATTTTTTTCGGGCACAACATTTCCCCCAGTCCAACAATTAAAATGGCCGCCACCTTGCCAAATTATGTCTTTTTTGTGAGAATAAAATATCCTGGGGCCTGCAACACCACATCTATTATTTGCAACAAAGGCCTTTAGTAAATTATTTATACAATTAACATCCAAGAAAGCATCATTATTTAACAATAATATATAATCCGGGTTTTCTTTAATGGCCTTTATAACGCCAATATTTATACCTCTGCTAAAACCTTCGTTCTTATCATTAACGATAAATTCTATTGACCTTTCATCTACATATTTCTCTTTAAGTATTCTGCCTGAATCGTCGGTAGATCCATTGTCGACAATAATAATCTTGGAAACAATAGTAGAGCTATTCTTTAGAGAGTTAACACACTCCAGGGTATCATGCAAATTATTCCAATTTAGAATAATAACATAGATGTTATTCATATCAACTATGGCGTTTATTTGATTGCGTTAATTAATTTTGCTTCCAACCGATCGTTAGCGTTATCTAACGACCATTTTTCAGCAACAATTCTTCTTCCGTTTTCACCAAGTTCAATTGCCTTACGGGAATTGCACAATAGATCGTTGATCGCATCAGCCATTGACTCAGGTTCAGCGTCTACTAATAACCCATTTATCCCATTTGTAATTGTTTCACGCACACCACCCTCTTTAACAGCAACAACTGGAAGGGAACAGGCATTTGCTTCCAAAGGAGCGTAACCAAATGGTTCCAACCGGGGTGCATAAGTCAGCATTTTTGCATTAGAATACAATTCAACCAACTGCAGGTCTGTTACATTTGATAGTATTTTTATGGGTACGCACCTGTCTTCAGCAAGTCGTATAATCATATTCTGATATTCATTATTTATGAAATTTGATACTATCACTAATAATGGTCGTGGCTCTGCTATGTGGCCCATGGCGTTAACAATGAAATCAATGTTTTTGTTCTTGGTAATTGAACCTACCATTATAATATAATTGTCTTTATGAGTTAAATTATCAGTTTTAAATAAGTTTGTATCGACCCCTAAATAACATACCTCGGAATTTATTCCATAAGCACGAAGAACGCTTTCACGGCTGAAGTAAGAATTTACAAGTAGCTTTTTGAAGGCACGCGCGTTAGTTATTTCTTCTCTGGCTTTCAATTTATAGAACTCATGCACCCCCATATCCTCGATGAAAGATGGAATCTGCGACAATCCTTTTGGGACATTAGGCAAGGCTAATGGATTGTTATTATTTGCCTCAAATATTGATCTTTTAGGTTCTTGCAAATAAAGAACAGATGGCAGATTTGAATAGCGGCCAATAAACGGCGAAGCCATAAATTGGCAAGTGTTGGCAAACAATAAATCGTATTCTGTATTACATAATTGAGAGGCACTTTTGATAGCATTATTTTTTAAATTAATTATATTTAGCCGATGCCCTATCAATCTCTTTAGTTTATCATACTTGCTTACTGCTTGCTTATCATAATACTTACAATCAGTAATTGTCACTTTTACCTTTGCAGATAAATCAAGAAATGACCTATCAGCACATGACGGTTGCCATACTTCAATATCATGCCCTCTCTCAATTAAACCACAAATGTGGTTATATAAAGCCCTTTTCCCTCCACCACTTGGCAGATTGTGCCAAACAGCAATCTTCATATATTTTTACTTCTATATGACATTAATTGCGCCTCTCAGATCATTTACCATATTGGATCACACTTAGCAACCCTTTATAAGCTTCAATTAGTTCTCTGTGTTTGCCACGAGATACATATTTAAACGAATCCCTTATGATTATTATAGGTAAGATTATCATGAATACTATTTTATGAATTTGAGTGCCATTTGATTGGTTAAGCAATAATCTATTACGCCAACGGAAATAACTTTGATAACTATTATATTCACCTCCTGAAGTTGCCCCGGTATGATGATAAACAACAATATCTGGCACATATTTTATTGAGTAACCAGATCTCCTGGCACGCAAACAATAGTCAACATCTTCGTAATAACTAATATATTTTTCTCCCAGCAAACCTATTCCTTTAATTACTTTTGTATCTATCCACATAGCACAACCACTGGCAAAATCAACATCCCTTATAATATTAAATTGATTCCTGTCACATTCATCCTGTCCAATATTCATAGCCATCGCTTGCTTGTTCTTAACATATCCTCCGCATGCCCATATAATATCTGAATTATAATAATATATTTTGGGTGCCAATATCGCAGCTGTTTCTGAGAATTTCATAAATAGATTTAGCGTATTGGGGGATAGAATTGCATCATTATTTAACAACAGTATATAGTTGGGATTATAATTCTTTATTGCATACCTGGTTGCAATATTATTACCTATGGCATAACCATAATTTTTATCCAATGGCATTAAATCAATATTTGAAAGACGTTTTAATTTTTCAATGGAATCATCATTGGAACCATTATCCGCAACAATAATTTTAACTATTATATTAGGGTCATACTTAATGCTTTCAATTGCCTTAATTGTCAGATCAGCTTTACACCAATTGACAATTACTATAGCTACATCGACATTCATAGATACCATGATAACATATTTATAATATTTCTTAACCAGAAATATATTTTTTCCAGTTAATTGTTGGTGCTAAATATTTTTTTTCAACATGTGTCCCTAATGCAGGTATTGGTATCCAGAGTTTTCTTCTTTTGCCAAATAATATATATGGCCAACAATAATACCAAGCTTTCGCAATGATTCGAAACATCTCGATATCAGTAAAATAATAAAATAGACATTTTACAACATTTAGTTTATGCTTTGTTAAGCTAATCCAAAGGCTCGCATCAAGATTCCCTGTTGAATAACTTAAAAACACTTTCTTTGTTTGCTCTAATATTTTTTTCTTTGTAATAAATGTTAGACAAGTAGAATTTGCTGTTCTCCAATGATGATCCCCAAATAATTGTAAATAGTTGTTGTGTTTATGTAATTCATATGTATATAAATCAAGATGATCATAAACAGAAATAAAGTCAACATTTTCAACATTATTTAGATAATCAACCATGTGGACAATGCTATTTGGCAAGTAAAGATAATCATCCTCAGCAAAATAGATTGTCTCCGATTGGTTTTGAGACAACAACAATTCTATTTGTTTTTTGAAAGTCTCTTTATTCCCAACACCATTTACTCTTACGATCTCGAGATCATCTTCACTAAAATATTTGTGGAATAATTCATTATATTCGTAAGGGCAATTATCTAAAATGGCAAACATTTTAACTTTTAATGGCCCAAGAGCTTTCTTAAATGAACAAAGACATACCTCTGATAATTTATATTTATCTGTTTTATGGACGAACGGGGTTTTCGACACTAACGGATAAATACGATACGCAACAACTAAATCATATTTTCCTAATGACATTTAATTGCCCCTATGTAATGTATATTTAAAAGTTTAACAAAAGCTAACAAACTTTAACCGGTGGCATTCCTTTGTTGTTTTTATTCTGACACGCCTTTTCCAACAGCTGTTCAAGGTGCTTTGTTGCAATGTGCAATGACCATTTTTCTTTTACCTGCAATCTCCCGTTTTTCCCAAGTGATTCCCTGACACTCTGATTATTGAGTAAATACTTAATTGCATCTGCCATTTGTGATGGTGAATAATCAACCAAAATCCCGTTAACATTGTTGATTATAGTTTCCCTTAGCCCACCTTCAGCAATTGCAACAACTGGGATTTCACATGAATTTGCTTCTAATGGAGTAAACCCAAAAGGTTCTAAGCGCGGTGCATATAAAAATATTTTTGACTTGTTTAAATACTGCAACATTGTTTTATCGCTAACATTAGTCATAAATTCTACAACTACATTTGATTGCAGGGCCTCTTCAATTAGCTTATCTTTATAATCTTGATTACTGCCATTACCAATGCAAACTAAGGAAGGCTTATCCGGACCTAATAATGAAAGGGCTTTGATAATAAAACCAATGTTTTTACTTGGGGCTATTGCACCAACTGTGATTACAATGTTGCTTTTAATAACACCTTCGTCGGGCATAAAATGATCGGCATCTATGCCTAAATAGCATACGCTTGATTGAAGACCGTACGCCCGCAACACATTTTCCCTGGAAAAATATGAATTTACAAGAATATCATCAAAGGAAGCAGCATTACGATATTCCTCCCTTACTTTAAAACGCATCTGATGTATTCTTATGTGATCTTCAATTGTGTTGATCAAGTAATTACTAATATTTTCGCCGCGTCGATATTTCTCACGGGCTTTCCAGGGATACTCTGGCAATGCTTCATATAGTACACGACACGGCTCTTGTAAATAAAGCACTTTAGGAATAGCTAAATATCTCCCAATGTGTGGAGCACTAAAATATTGACAAGGGTGCGCCAATAATACATCATAACCACCCAACCTGATTTCACCTGCACAGCGACGGCAACTTATGTCAAGTTCCCGATATAGCTTCCATTTACGAATCAATCGCATCAGTTTATTTCCGACGTTCCCTGGTAGCGTCATAGCTTCACCAATCGGCAACACATGCTCTGTAATCAATTGATCTAATGGTAAATACTCGCGGTCTGCTGTTGATGGGCACCATGCTTCTACATGATGCCCTAATGATAGCAATCCTTTAACCTGATCATACAGCGCTCTTTTACCACCACCATTCGGCAAGTTATGCCAAACTGCAATGCGCATATTATAACCATCCCAATCGTAAAAGATATATCCCTTGTTTCCGGACAAAACGAATCATTAATAACAATATCATTATTTCGGATATTAAATAAATAAATGCCGTTCCAGAATCTTTATACATGGGAACAAATATAAATGACAAAACGAGAGATATCAAGCCAGGAATAAGAACTGACATTAAGAAATCCTTTGTACGCCCTATATTAATTAGTATTTGAGTGCCATAAATATTATCAATATAAATGCTTAATGGCAATATAGCCATGATCATTATAAGTTTATTTATATGGGCTGAATGACTGCCAGTAATCATTTGTATAAATATATCAGGGAAAAGTATTAATGTCAGAAAGATCGCAAAAAAAGTAATTCCTCCCCAAAACAATACTTTTCTTAAAAACTTGATTGCGTTTTCACGAGATTCACAAAACAATTTACTTACCCTTGGGAATATTGCTGTGCTTATAGGCGCACATAATGCAATGAATACTTTTACTATTTTATCAGCAACTGCGAAATATCCCACTGTTTGATTGTTTGTCATTATACCAAGGAGAAATATGTTTGTATTATTTACAAGCGTTGAAGAAAGGATTGTTAAAAACACATCCTTTCCGTCTATTATTGTTTTTATAAGATCATTTTTTTCGGGTATTATCAATTTTATCGGTCTGTATTTTATTATTACCAGCAAACTGATTGTTGCTGCAATTATTACTCCCATAGACTGAATAACAACCAACAAGAACAGATCATTTTTAGTGTTCACAAAAATAAATATACATGCGGTTGTGATTATTTTTGCTATTACATTAAATATTGCGATATATTTTGTTAATTCTATACCTTGATAATACCATACTGGAAATATTAAATTACCCAAAACACTAATTAATGAAACAGTATAAAGTTTCCAATCATTTGTAAATTTCGGAACAGCAAATACAACTAGTACCATTATAAATATGCTAATAATAAAAAATAAAGTTTTTACAGCCATGACCGATGAGAATATTTCCGAAAGCCTTTGTTTATTATCGCGAGCAATCGAAACATCCCTCGTGGCTGTCAAATTAAAGCCGT harbors:
- a CDS encoding glycosyltransferase family 2 protein; translated protein: MNNIYVIILNWNNLHDTLECVNSLKNSSTIVSKIIIVDNGSTDDSGRILKEKYVDERSIEFIVNDKNEGFSRGINIGVIKAIKENPDYILLLNNDAFLDVNCINNLLKAFVANNRCGVAGPRIFYSHKKDIIWQGGGHFNCWTGGNVVPEKNRIPKVFKDEYVNATFMTGCIMLIKREVFEEIGLLDEDIFFYEEDVDFCLRAAKAGFKLIYVPSAVAWHKVEGIRITPFAFYNRARSRIIVLRKNFNIIYVWYGILLHIILFTPYKIYQSIKSDTPLETLVAWFKGSIDGVSAKLHYKETSLNKK
- a CDS encoding glycosyltransferase family 4 protein, coding for MKIAVWHNLPSGGGKRALYNHICGLIERGHDIEVWQPSCADRSFLDLSAKVKVTITDCKYYDKQAVSKYDKLKRLIGHRLNIINLKNNAIKSASQLCNTEYDLLFANTCQFMASPFIGRYSNLPSVLYLQEPKRSIFEANNNNPLALPNVPKGLSQIPSFIEDMGVHEFYKLKAREEITNARAFKKLLVNSYFSRESVLRAYGINSEVCYLGVDTNLFKTDNLTHKDNYIIMVGSITKNKNIDFIVNAMGHIAEPRPLLVIVSNFINNEYQNMIIRLAEDRCVPIKILSNVTDLQLVELYSNAKMLTYAPRLEPFGYAPLEANACSLPVVAVKEGGVRETITNGINGLLVDAEPESMADAINDLLCNSRKAIELGENGRRIVAEKWSLDNANDRLEAKLINAIK
- a CDS encoding glycosyltransferase family 2 protein; the protein is MNVDVAIVIVNWCKADLTIKAIESIKYDPNIIVKIIVADNGSNDDSIEKLKRLSNIDLMPLDKNYGYAIGNNIATRYAIKNYNPNYILLLNNDAILSPNTLNLFMKFSETAAILAPKIYYYNSDIIWACGGYVKNKQAMAMNIGQDECDRNQFNIIRDVDFASGCAMWIDTKVIKGIGLLGEKYISYYEDVDYCLRARRSGYSIKYVPDIVVYHHTGATSGGEYNSYQSYFRWRNRLLLNQSNGTQIHKIVFMIILPIIIIRDSFKYVSRGKHRELIEAYKGLLSVIQYGK
- a CDS encoding glycosyltransferase family 2 protein, with the translated sequence MSLGKYDLVVAYRIYPLVSKTPFVHKTDKYKLSEVCLCSFKKALGPLKVKMFAILDNCPYEYNELFHKYFSEDDLEIVRVNGVGNKETFKKQIELLLSQNQSETIYFAEDDYLYLPNSIVHMVDYLNNVENVDFISVYDHLDLYTYELHKHNNYLQLFGDHHWRTANSTCLTFITKKKILEQTKKVFLSYSTGNLDASLWISLTKHKLNVVKCLFYYFTDIEMFRIIAKAWYYCWPYILFGKRRKLWIPIPALGTHVEKKYLAPTINWKKYISG
- a CDS encoding glycosyltransferase family 4 protein, translating into MRIAVWHNLPNGGGKRALYDQVKGLLSLGHHVEAWCPSTADREYLPLDQLITEHVLPIGEAMTLPGNVGNKLMRLIRKWKLYRELDISCRRCAGEIRLGGYDVLLAHPCQYFSAPHIGRYLAIPKVLYLQEPCRVLYEALPEYPWKAREKYRRGENISNYLINTIEDHIRIHQMRFKVREEYRNAASFDDILVNSYFSRENVLRAYGLQSSVCYLGIDADHFMPDEGVIKSNIVITVGAIAPSKNIGFIIKALSLLGPDKPSLVCIGNGSNQDYKDKLIEEALQSNVVVEFMTNVSDKTMLQYLNKSKIFLYAPRLEPFGFTPLEANSCEIPVVAIAEGGLRETIINNVNGILVDYSPSQMADAIKYLLNNQSVRESLGKNGRLQVKEKWSLHIATKHLEQLLEKACQNKNNKGMPPVKVC
- a CDS encoding flippase; the encoded protein is MSERKIILENMFSLMGVQFINYAFPLITFPYLVRVLGIDGFGLYTFVFSFNQYFTTLTDYGFNLTATRDVSIARDNKQRLSEIFSSVMAVKTLFFIISIFIMVLVVFAVPKFTNDWKLYTVSLISVLGNLIFPVWYYQGIELTKYIAIFNVIAKIITTACIFIFVNTKNDLFLLVVIQSMGVIIAATISLLVIIKYRPIKLIIPEKNDLIKTIIDGKDVFLTILSSTLVNNTNIFLLGIMTNNQTVGYFAVADKIVKVFIALCAPISTAIFPRVSKLFCESRENAIKFLRKVLFWGGITFFAIFLTLILFPDIFIQMITGSHSAHINKLIMIMAILPLSIYIDNIYGTQILINIGRTKDFLMSVLIPGLISLVLSFIFVPMYKDSGTAFIYLISEIMILLLMIRFVRKQGIYLLRLGWL